The Falco biarmicus isolate bFalBia1 chromosome 1, bFalBia1.pri, whole genome shotgun sequence DNA segment ATCTGCAGCTGTCACATAATCAGGTAAGGATCTAAGTAAAAATAATAGAGGGAGCACGATGTAATGGTAGGGAAAGCACTAATGAGCCCTGGTGTTTAATGCAGCTAGGCTGAGCAGTGTAGGATGCCTGTTCTGTTTTAGTATATTAGTTGGAATATATCAGTATAAAAAAATGCCACAGCAAGTGCCAGAGGCAAATGCAGTGaggagaagagagcagcaaTAGGTTTGTTCAGACTAGTGGGAGTTTCAGATGTTTAACAGTGTGATCTCCTTGCTATCCTATTCCTTAGCGTATCGCAGGAAATCATTCTTCGGCTTGATCTCTCCAGCCTTATATCATTAGCTGCTGGGGGCAGGTAGTACTGCAAATACTTCTGTGGGGTGCAACTCCCCCCGGTTCCTTCAGCTTGAGCCCACAGTGTGCAGTGGCAGGACTTTTGTCACTTGGGGTAAGGGGCGACTCTCCTCGAATATGAGCCTGCCATACAGAGAAAATGCTCGCAAGTAACACCCTGGGAACAAGTCCTCTGTGGAGACCAGAAGGGCCTGTGGAGCTGAAGGACAATGAAAGCTTGAATTGTATGTCTCATACCATAGGGTCCCTGGTTTAGAGGTCTGAGCTTCCTTCTCAAGCTGCGTTTCTCTTGTTTTGCTGATATCAAGACCCAAAAGGACTTCAGAGCAGTTCTGGGCCAAAAGGATCTGAAAacaggcagcccctgcttcCAGCTAGCTTCCAGCCAGCTTGTTTTGCAGTGACAGCTCTAAGTCGGCAAGAATGGGGACCGATAACAGGTTTTGGACTGATGCAGTGCCCTGAGTCAACAAGGACAGTTCCGTCGACcgcttctttctccttcaccGGCAGTCTTTCCCTCCCCTTAACCACCTTCTTAGCACCCAGGTTTCAGAAGAGGATTCATCCAAGTAGAACAGATAGGATTTGGCTTCCAATTGTATGGAGTTATGGACGTATTGGTTGGAAAACCTCCCAGCCAGAGTCAGACTAATGCTGATGCAAGATCAGATCAGCTGCAGCTTTAGCTAGCAGTTTTGGAAATACCTGAAGTATTGAGATTACACAGCCTCTCTAGGTCACCTCTTCCAGGACTGTCAGCCTCAGCAATTTCATCGTGTTCCTGTTAATCTGAGGGGAGATGGACTGTTAATACTTTCTTATTATTACTCTGTTGTTGTTGTGTGAATAAGTGGTCcatattcccttttcttttttttttcagcaagatGAAAGCAAACCATTTATTGAGGGAATCGTGTCAATATTTTGGGGAGTCCGACATCCTATCAGATTAAAAATTCAGGATGAGAAGCAGATACCCTCTTTTGTCACCCTGAAGTCAACAGAGAACGCTGGTTTGTTCCCTAGTAAAAGGTAATGTATCAGCTTCTATAAGGAGGCAGACTAGTATTTCAAGACAGCTCATGTAGGCGGCTTCGACATATATGGGTGCTTGTATACCCCAGGTTCCCTGACGGCTGTGGCGGCTGCTTGCACAGCAGTACTCTGTAATTGGTGTGGTCTTTCAACAGCTTCTGCAAGGCAGAAGGATGTGTCTTTGTAGCTTCCTTGTCTGGCTTTGGGCTTAAGAAGAGTTGAGAAGGTGGAGGAGGCTGCTTTTGTCTACACTGACTATTCCCATGCAAGCACTGGGAAATGTATGTCTATAtgtatgtctttttttaaaaaaagccagataAGCTCACATGTATATGTGTACACCTAATAATGTCGTTAGCCCCTGAAAGACCTCGTGGTGACGCACGTTCTACAGCATGAGGCAAAAAGCTGGTGAGTTAGTGTCAAGTGACTGTCTATCACAGGTTACCTTCCCAGGTGCTTGTGATGTGAAACCGTTGCTTCTCAGGGTGAAGGTCAAGCCTGGGAATGAATACTGGCTTTGTCCATGCACAGTCTTGTGTTAAAGCCCCTCAGAAACATGCCCAGATCACCTGTtcctccaggctgctgcctgtgacaTTTCAAATCTGCGTGCATTGCGCTGATCTGGCCCCTGCTAGATTGGCCATATCTTCAAAAACTGGTGTCGGTCCTTAgagcatttcttctttctgttttgaacaCTATTTCCCAACTGTTGGTTGGTGAATTTTGAATTGTACCTGATGAGCTGAAGCTGAGTCATGTGTAATATGGAGACTGAGCCAATGTTTGCCCTGAATGACTCACTGACAAATTCTGTTTTTGAgcttggttttttatttatccaTTGTCTTGGATTGCACAAGGTACATGTTTAAATTGAGGATTTAATTCTCCCATCACTGCAAGCTGTGGAGTTCCAGTAAAGTCAGGGACTgtcttcctccctgcctcttGCTGTTGAAGGGAAGGGCTGTAACCTGGCGGGAGCAACTAGCAAAAACTCGAGCCTGAGGCACATCTCGTTCTCTTTGCTTACCTTGACCAGGTCTACTGATACGGGGTGCACGTAGCCTGGAGGACAGGGTCCGCTCTGGCAGTTTAAGTTGTGCTTTGccctttatttcttaaaaaaatttgaCTGGTGGAGATCTGAAACTTAAAGTAAATATTAATTCACGATCACAGAAATGTGAAGCTGCCCTGACATGCTTTAAGGTATGCAGAGCAGCTTGTCTGTTTGATCTTAAATGAACTTTTTAAATGCACAGAACACAACTGAGATTGTTGTTTGGCATGTTGCTTGGAGTTAGTTGAATATTGTTTTGAATATATATGggaaatgaatttttaatatttgcctACAAATTGGTTTATTCTCAGTCAGAGCAGTAACTGGCCAAAGACTTTCTGCTACAGAGTTTATGCAATGAATTATGGAAATGTTGGCATAAAGAAAGTTGGATTTTACGCCAGGGCAGATTGACTTCCCTGCTGTCGTACAGAACTGCTTTGGATGGCACAAGGGGCTAGTGTAGTCATGTCGCCGTCTGTATAACAGACGTGATGCGTCCCTGTGACTGTTGAAACCACAATCtgtatgtgtgttttctgtatgtCTGCCTGGTGTCCTACATGTTATGAATCCAGGGCATTGCTATAAAACAGATAAAGAATTACTCCAAATTATTTAAGGGACAGTGTGGTCAATGTTCAACAGGCTCTAAATAGGATTGTGTCACGTTTGGGATCCTTAGTCATAACACATTTTACTAATTTTATTATGACATAAACTAAAATTACTGGCTTCCTATACCACACTGAAGCATGTAGTTGTGTTCTGTAAAGCTTTGAACTGGTATAGGAATGGATTACATGAAGCCTGGTTACAGGAGAAATTGTAATCACTGAATTAACGAGTAATCAACTATAAATATATGTTTGGTATTTCAGGGGGATGACACGCTGGGGAGAATTTGATGACCTGCATCATATTAGTGGGGAGACATTGAAATCTACCGAAGAAAAGCCAAACCCTGAGAAAAGTTAGTAAAAATTCTTTGTTCTGAGACTGTACTAGTAGGGAAGGCCTAACGTGTcaaatctttttctgtctctgtttaaCATTCATTATGTGCTAGTGAAACACTGACTTGTGACTGGTTAGTAAAAACCATTGCTGTGCAAATAACTTTTCAAACAGCCAGAGCTAACAGGCTGTGCTTTCACCAAAGAAATCATTCCCAAGAAGCGAACAAAATAGCAAACTGTGGCCAGTGTAGACAAACTATTGCTCTTCATCAGGCACCTATACCTTGCTCCTCTCCCACTCCCCCCtcaaaaataattggaaaaaaaataatccctccACCAAAAGacataattacaaaaaaaaaaaaaatccctctgccAAGAGCCTCCTTCCTGTGGGGATGCTGGCAAGGAGGGTAGAGCAGCTGTACAATATGCTGATGCAGTTTCATTTTGTCCAGGTTATTCACCTTACGAAAGCTGCACTCTGAAGTCCAAGAGCGAGCAGGAACATGACTGTGCTACCCTGCCCAGGGCCGGCGGCGATGCTGCGGCTGTGCGGAAGAGGACCAAGTTCCCCATGATGTCGAAGACAGAAGTAGAAACTCACAGGTTTTCGATTAATGGCCACTTCTACAACTATGAGGTATGAATGTGCTTGTCTTTTCTCACTCCAGGTTAGGCTCCGGGACAGGTAGCACATCCAGAGGGTCCCTGCTTGCTGGCCCCCCTGTGTGGCCAGGCTGGGGTTCCTGGGCTTTGGGCTCAgttcctgggctctgctggggaagGTGGGTTTCATGTGTGCATGGCCACTGCCCGCAGGATCCCAGTGAGAGTGGCAGCATACCTGACTGCTTGCTTTgccccagagctgtgctggatGACATCCTTTCAGTGATGTCACTGCATCCAGCAGTCCTCACATTCACACCCTCATGCGCTGTTTTTGTTTCTAGACATCAGTCTTTACTCCGGCTTTTGGATCAGAAACCAAAATAAGGATCAACAGCCAGATGAGCACAAGACAAGTGATAGAACAATTGCTTCGAAAGTTTAAGGTAACTCCATGTGCTTGCAGAAGCAGGCGCAGCCGTGTTCCAGAGATGTTGACTCGAGTGTGCgacaaaggaaggaaataacCGGGAGGGGACAATGCATAAATAGAgcccccctccaaaaaaaaaaccacccacaggGGCCATTTTTAAGAAATGGTTTGGGTTTATCTTACGAATGTTTCACGGCGGTTTGAGGCTAGAGAAGTTATATTGGGTGTCTAGGTGGGGGCTTCTCTATTAACTCATGCGCAGCAGGGAACCGTGCTGCGGCGCTTGCAGCGTTCCCCAGCACGGGTGAGGGGTGTGTAATGCACATGCCCGTGCTTCCCTCTGCTGACGGGCCCTAATAATTGCATTTGCCTTAAAGTGGAATTCTTTTAGCCCGGGTGTCCGGGAGGTTCATCCTGTTAAATGCAGGCAcatgaaaagctgcagaaagtcAGAGTGAAAACTAGTGCTTGAGATCTGTGCCGTActgacttcttttctttctttttttttttttttcttggagttTCTCTGGTACCATCTCCTATAAACATGATTATACtcaataaaaaatgttatctACCATTCAGGCTGCATGTTTCTCCAATGCATTTATTCTCTGTAGCTTCTTAGTGTGCAATTTTTGATAGTTTTCCATTTAACTTGTCTAGAGACTTTGCTATTGCAGAATCACTTCATACGGTTAGCAACACTTGGTAGCGTAAGACTAAAATGAGAAGTTGACTTCTATGAATAATAACATAAGGAATGGGATTACAGAGCAAGTTGTAGAGAATAAGCTGAAGAATGAGTGTCCAAAAGGACTGCTATTTTCTGAATGTGGTTGTGTGGGCAAGTGGATAGGAAGAGATCACAGGGTTTTATCCTAAAGGTGATACTCTTGGCAAATTTGTGGGTCACCTGAAAAGTAAGTTGTGTGAAGTAGTTAAGGATGCTCCAAGGAAACAAGACTGGAAAGATCTAAGGTGCGGTCTAAGATGGTATGTTTCTGATTTGGGCAATATGGTAACATAAGCAATTGCAAGGTAGTGGGGTACAGGGACGATACATGTGGCAGTGTGGATTTCTATCTTACTCAAACCCAGCTTCCTAACTCTTACACAGACAGGATCCCAGCCTCAGACTTTGACCTAAATGTCTGAGTTAGAAGCACAAGAGAATATCTGCTGACAATGAAATGCTGGGGAAGTGTATCAGTCAGTCTgaacagactttttttgtttgtgtttaacAGATAGAAAACAGCCCACATGAATTTGCACTTTATATTATCCATGCATCCGGAGGTAAGCCAGACACTGCTGTGTGATCACTTCATCCCTGATTCTcctctgtgtgcgtgtgtgtagACCGCTTAACTTGGAGTGACAGGATTCTGCATGGGCATCTGTCCTGGTTTGGGCAGTGTGAGTGTGGGGTGGCATTCTGGCTTCTCTGGAGACCCCCTTAGGGGTGTGTGGTCCTCTGGTGGAGAGGAAAACCTGAGCAATTGTGTTCCAGGTGCTTTCAGTGTGCTGCCTGGGCAGTTGGCTCAGCTCAAGAGGCCTTTGTTCCTGTATTTGAAGGCCACGTTTCAGATGCTTGCCTGCTCTGACTTCCGTTCTGCACAGCCATGCTACACGCATGGGATGCTGGTCTCTCCCTGGTAGTGTTACGGGATATTGTAACTGACATTTTTGGATGGTAGTCCTGGATCACAGGTGTCTAGCTGAAAGCAGtcatttttcagtggaaaatgtttACTTCCACAACACAGTTTATAtcttcaggaaaaaggaaatttgatCTTCATTGAAAGGAATACCTGAAAGAATGGGGGACGCAACTGATGGGCCTGTACCTTAAATGTCAAAATACAAAGTTGGAACAATGCTTGAAAACTGTGAAGTAAATTTTGTTTCAGGGAGTCATGGCCCAGCTGATGGGTCTCTTAAATGCTTACTTGACTACTGAAATTTGTATATTTTCACACTACTTTGTGTGGCATCTAcccatttctgtgaaaatgcatAGTAGAAGTTAGGTGTCACATCCTCCTGCAGATATGTATTAGAGACTTGTATCTCCTAATTGCCCAGCAGTCAAATGCAGGATCGTTGTTAAGAAAAAAGACTGATTGCATGAGATGTCTAGAGGAACTGTTGTATGTTCTGTGTGTCACGACATGTCTTGTAAATCCTAGAGAAGAAGCAGCTGCGGAGTGGAGATGTTCCCTTACTGCACAGACTCTTGCAGGGGCCCTCAGAGAAGATTGCCAAGTTTTTTCTCATGGACCAGGATGTGGAAGAGATTAGCAGTGATGTATGTATATCACCAGGTCCAATAGttcacagtatttttcccaATGAGCATAGTTAATAATGTAAATATGTTTCTTGTTGTCTTCTTGATAGGTTGCTCAGTATATTCAATTTCATCTTCCCTTTTTGGAATCGATTCTGCACAGGATAAATGAAGAAGAGGAACAGGAGATTCAACAGACAGTGGCAAGGTAAACAGATGTAAAATGCATGGGGTCACTTTGAGTCCAGGAGACTATTGACAGTTATGGGCTGGCTGAAGAGGTGGATGCATTTACCTAGAGGAGTGCAGTTAGAacactgctgtggctgctcaAGTGAAATGTGGTGGGGTTTATAATCCTTTCTATATCCCACATACCCaggtgagctgctgctgttaaagATTCTTAAGTAAATAATGACTACATATACATGGAGGGATCATGCTAGAAAATTTGGACCCTCAAGGTCACTTCTGAGGCTTAGACTggtttctctgtttctgcttgaTGCTGTGTGTTTCCTTGGAAAGCACAAATGCAGTATGTACTGTGGTACGATTTAGGTAGCACAGTATTTAGGCTAGACTAGTGCCAAATTCCTATCGTCCCTTTAAAATTTCCCTTCTGATAAATGGCATGGGTTCTTCTGACAAATGGCATGAGTTCTTCTGATGACAGCTGAAAATGCGCAACAGGTACAAGTTAGAAATGCCCTGCTATTTCTGAACGTATGTATGGGTCCTGGGGTCAAGCACAATGAGTCTACACTAGCTGTGGATCTGTTATCAAGTGGCTGTCTGGTCAGTTTGAATCATAAGTGGCCAggaaatgtaaaggaaaaaataaatagcagttGTTGTTTTCTATCAGAACAGCTTTCATTACAAAGTATTTTAGCCATTCAACTAGCACGTTAGAATTGAGGTTGAATTTTTGCAGGATTCTATGTTACTTAAAAACTTTCTCCCTCTCTGTGTCTCAGGTACCTAAAAGAGAAGAGTATGATATGCCAGCACCTTCATAGTCgaactgttaaaaaaacagaGACTACCGTTTGATGCCAACAGCCTCTTGTGAATACCCCACGCACCGCCTTTGCCCAGGGGATGTCAGTATGCTTGCTTGAATGTGCCGTGATGGAAGAACACTTACAGCATGGGGTGTTCCAAGTGCTGAAGTCTCTTCCGATAATTACGCTATCAAAACTGAACCCACTCCTCTACAGCTCTGCAATACAAGTTGCGACCCACCCAGGAGGATACGCTAGATCCCCCAAAAGACAGATGCTGAACCTGGCTTGAAGCTTAAGATGggggcgggtgtgtgtgtgtgtaggaaaTCTCATTAAAAGCACAAGGCTTTAAAATGTACTAATTTGCAAACCATTATCAAAAGTCTAGCATATgagaaaaatattgcaataaGCAATGTGTTAATTgtacagaaaaatatgaaaattaagtgGTTTTCCTTCCATTAGCAAAATGTTGAATTATATTAGGAGGAAGCTTTTCAGTAGAGATAAGTGGCAAAAGTTATTTATGTAACTAAGATTGCAGTTAGGCTTTTCACTTATcttaacaaaacaaagcaaaagagcaCTGTATAGGAGAGCCCTGAAATCCCACTGGCTTCAGATTGGTAGATTCCTAACTTGCTTAAAGCTACAGctagaaaaatataaatggaaacCTCCCACTTAATAGCTCCTCAGCTCTTaaacagaaaagggaatttCTCTCTGAAACATCTCGATGAACTGCCAAGTAAGAACTCTCATGAAATACCATTACATCTGCTCGATTGGGTCCTGAAGGCACCTCAGcatttgctgctgttgaaaGGAATGATTCCATGTCACTTCCTGGAGTTTGTATTTGAAGAGGGATGTGGAGCACTCAGGGAGGGGCTGAGCATCAGAGCCGTGCCGGGGCTGGGTTGGCAGCCTACCCATGGATGCGGTTTTGGTACCATCTGGCCCTAGCACAGTGTGCAGCAGCGAAGCTAGCAGGTTATACAGAATGCTACAGTTCAAATTACAGAGATGTAAATAAACCCCAATTTGTGCACCGTTAATTGCCCACCTGTATTAGTTTGTCTTTTTGGCATGGTATCTGTGTTGTGCCTCAGCTGCCTTTGGCTTATGCagataaaaagataaaaccacTAAGGAAATCAACATGCACAAAATGTGGCCTAGAAATCATGTGGAAGAAATCAGACATGAAAAACTGTACCCTGCCAGAGATGATGTTACTTGGatggtaatttaaaaatgaaaagtcaaTGTGCTAATTGAAGCTACTGTGGTTGGGGCAaggggtttattttattatggaGTCTATTACAGTCCTGTTCAGGAAGATAATTGTGGGCATGGGAGTGCagagaggagaaataaaaataatttagcgGTTAAGATGCATGTCATTAAATAACAGCTGCCTCAGAGGTGCAAGTACGTGTTCCTtgaagcaacagcagcagtatGCACTTCCCCAGGGACCCATTCAAATACGTGTTAGCCAAGCTCCAGGGGGTATGAAACTTGCCCTGGGACATCACAGCTTGTACTGGCAAGGTAAAGTCATGTGTCAGTGGAGTCTGAAGCAGGCCACGGTCAAGTTCATAGCCAAACCCAAGCAGCggagtgtagaggaatgaaggcagagggttgattagcattgataacatgcagctgtggccttgcctcagaggcagtgggttgattgacatggatgatgtgcagctgtagctcgttctgctaagtggttaaatagctctgaggagtgtgggagaaggggttgggtggaggaggagcagtgtgggctggcttctggaggaaggagaaacagcacggacagtagactgactgatggtaaaagccttgttgcagcctgataatttgattgtgctgcaacagtaGAGGTTGGCAGTTTCAGCCATGTGATGGAGGGAGTTTTTCGCTCCTCTGAAGCGGAAAGGCTGTATTGAAGCACTGTGGAAGTGTTGCTAGAGGCAGAGTAGGAACAGACTTTGTCTGGATTTCTGGCTTCGTTCTGCCTAAATTGCTGTAAGGAACAAACTGGAACCCATCCGCAAGGCAATTTTCAGGTAGCTCAAATGCATGAGCAGGGAAATAAGCTAGCCTGCATTTATCAGACATCTAACAGCAAGGGCTACGGTGATCTCTGTCTGCACAGCGGCACCTCTTTCTCATTTGAACCAGGAAGAAggatttaagtatttttatgcagaatGGACTATTTATGTTACATGTTCCATTTTGTGAATACTGTAGTGGTTGTATGAATGTGCAGCATAAAAATATTGGCATATGAAATGCTCATAATGCCTTGGTCTGAGATTAAGAGACCAATCAACAGCACAGACCACgtggaaaagagaaagtgttTTCAAGCAGGTTCTCAGATTCTTTGTGTAAGTATGTAATTCCTAAACCGAGCCACTTTTGCCACCATCTGATGTTAAATACTCAAATCCATTTCCATTATCCTGCTGAATTGGGACTGAAAGATGCTGGAAAATAACTACAGAACATAGCACAGATCATCGAGGGTCTGCTGGGGTTTAAGGGCTGGTGGAATAAAGCTGTGACTTTGCTGTGGCGTTAGTTCTTTGTGGGTACTGTGCTCATTTAAATTCATCATTTCTCACAAATACAGGCAAGAACAGGGGGAGAATTTATTCCAAAACATTATTGGATATTTGAGGTaacacagcaatgaaaaagaggtgacagggaatgggggctgcTTTTGAATTTGGAGCCTAAGCCATTAACCATAAAGACAGTAATTAGAGGATATATCTTACCTGAACTTGTACTACCAAGCTCCACCATGAGAAAAATCCAGACATCACTGGATttcacaaaaaaccaaaaaggtggaaaacccaaaccatcctcCAAATTCCCTAGGACGGATTTTCATCAGAACATAAAGTCTTGAGAAAATAGAGTGCTAGGAGAAGCCCAAGATGCCCATCTAATCATTGTTTTGGTACTGGAAACATCACTGATATTTGGGTAAAGCCTGTTGAATGTTTGTGTGCCTCTCACAGGTCCCCACCTTTCCCAGACAGTTGATCCCAGAGCTTTGTTCCCCTTGCTGGGCACTGGCCCGCTGCTTTCTGCCTTGCAGTCAGTCTCTTGGTATGTGAAGATTTTCAAGTTCCTGCAGCCTTTCTTATTAAACCAGGCACCCCCATCCTACTTTACCTTTCCTTTCGTACTTTATGGATCGCTGACTGTTACTGCTCTTCTCTTTTCAGCGAAACGCTTTCTAGAGGTAAGGTAGCCAAGATTTGTCCTAACACTCCAGCTAAGTCCTTATACCAGAGGTGAGGAAAATGAAACCGTGCTATATGTCTTACGTAGCTTGTTCTGGTTTGTCTGTTGTTCTGCTTATGCTCCTGGTGTGCAAGCAAGAAGTTAGATTTTAATTAGCGGCAGATTGGTGGCTTTTAGTTGGCTGTGATTTCTAACAGTGTTGTTATCCACACAGCTCCCTCGTGAGTCAATTTTCCTGTGCTGAAATGGTGCAGCTGCTTAATCATACCGATGTCATACATTACATTTGTCCTTATAGAGCATTCCTCTTGTTTTCTAGGCTATTTCTCTAATTTTCCAAGATgattttgacttttaaaatgttgcgAAGGGATTTACAACAGTGTGTCTCCATCTTGCTGTCAGTCAAAAATCTGATGAAGGggttttcttctcattatttATATCCTTAATGAAAATATTGCCTAGCAGTACGCACAGGGTAGATTCCGATGGGACTTGGTTTGGTTGACCTCTTCAATCTGACTCTGAAATCTTCTCTCTGATGGTAATACTGTAAGCTGGGTTTGCATTTGGTGTGATGTTTGTTTaggcaatatttattttacagacattTCAAATGCTCCTAGGATAACTACTGTTAGATACATCCTCCCAAAGGATCTGGTCCCTGGGTATCTTCCTGCGAGCCAAAGTTTTCcaggaaaaggttttctttcttttaatactgttttttgACATAGGATTCTTAACATGCcttctaatttcttttaatgtaaaaagaGAGCAAAATCCCAAAGCTGTTTTTGTGTCAAACTACCTGGAGCGTAAATCTGGTAGCATCCCAGTGCTTTCTCTAAACCTTCACCTGCTGACCAGGTGTTTCAGCAGTCCGTGTTCTGTCCTTTCCATGACATTTtgcccattatttttttttcctttccctcttcagGATGCCCAACATAatccttttctttgcttaaaGGCAAATTTACGATCCCCCAGAGCAGCCCATATTAGCGAGTGTATGTGTTGTATTTCAAGGACAGTGctataaaaaagcaaaaataattacttggtGATcgaaaataatttaaaagtggTTACAGGcagattttctgattttgatcTCATTTGCATTTGTGTTTCGTAAGCTTAGGATTTAAAATGCCTTTGGAATTTTTTTGCGTCTGTGAGTATTTCTATAAGTAAAATAATATTCCATAAGTTAAGATGGTGTCCACATCGAAACCCTCAGTTTCTATCCATTTAACTTACTATTTCAGTGGATTTCTttaaggcaggggtcctcaaactttttaaccagggggccggcacgcggatgaagtggcaggcagccatctgcggctgcttggtttccccccccccaacccctggtggggggggtctgtaaataccgggggccggattgaggaccctggggggccgtatctggcccgcgAGCCGTAGTTTGAGTACCCCTGCTTTAAGGTGATGGGCCCTCTCCCTGGACTTGAACTGGCTTTAAGTCACCTGTTTTGGTTTAGATTTTACATACTCTTGATCATTCTGAATCAGTGATAGTGGCCAGAGATGAAGTTTGCGTACGGGTTTCTCCcatgtctgaaaaaaatgggtAAGCACAA contains these protein-coding regions:
- the RASSF6 gene encoding ras association domain-containing protein 6 isoform X2; the protein is MKAQHLPSVCINEEKFITREQLHSLLKTYNSYYSDQENLQLSHNQQDESKPFIEGIVSIFWGVRHPIRLKIQDEKQIPSFVTLKSTENAGLFPSKRGMTRWGEFDDLHHISGETLKSTEEKPNPEKSYSPYESCTLKSKSEQEHDCATLPRAGGDAAAVRKRTKFPMMSKTEVETHRFSINGHFYNYETSVFTPAFGSETKIRINSQMSTRQVIEQLLRKFKIENSPHEFALYIIHASGEKKQLRSGDVPLLHRLLQGPSEKIAKFFLMDQDVEEISSDVAQYIQFHLPFLESILHRINEEEEQEIQQTVARYLKEKSMICQHLHSRTVKKTETTV
- the RASSF6 gene encoding ras association domain-containing protein 6 isoform X1; amino-acid sequence: MHTLTGLPASCSSVPVRLWESHVPADQSRCQALGQQRPLVPLLGHSAVSDVCPPCPQGRSWCYREQLHSLLKTYNSYYSDQENLQLSHNQQDESKPFIEGIVSIFWGVRHPIRLKIQDEKQIPSFVTLKSTENAGLFPSKRGMTRWGEFDDLHHISGETLKSTEEKPNPEKSYSPYESCTLKSKSEQEHDCATLPRAGGDAAAVRKRTKFPMMSKTEVETHRFSINGHFYNYETSVFTPAFGSETKIRINSQMSTRQVIEQLLRKFKIENSPHEFALYIIHASGEKKQLRSGDVPLLHRLLQGPSEKIAKFFLMDQDVEEISSDVAQYIQFHLPFLESILHRINEEEEQEIQQTVARYLKEKSMICQHLHSRTVKKTETTV